TTTCGGGGGCAGGATGGCCACAGGAAGACCAGGGAGAGGCTGGCTGCTAAACCAGGGAGGGGACGAGTCTTGAGATGGGAAAGGAAGGTCTTTACTGTTCAGATGccaaaaaaacttgaaagaaaagacACATGACTAACATATAACCAATACATAGATAAAGAAACTAATGTGAACAGTATGCAATCATTACTAAATAATTTCTAAGAATTAAAAGTCCTTTCTGCTAGTGTCCACTCTTAGGGCCTGAACCTTTCACTTATTACTgcctaattaaaacaaaatgaggacTACTGGGCCTAGTAGAAGGGGATCTGCCCCATCTTTAGCCAAGAACTCTGAAACAGGCAATGGGAATGAAGGTGTTAGAAGGCAGTAAGATATCAGCCATGATGGAGGGAGCCAGAGACCACAGTGGGGATGAGGATGGGCCAGCATGGGAGGTGTTCGGAGGGAAGCGATATAAGCCAGAATAGCAAGCAGCCAGGTAGCTTAGAAAGGGTGGTCCAAGAAGAAGGAAACAGTTGGATAAAAGCCTGTCAACAGGAGACATTCACTTGAATAAATGCACATTCGCTGTGGCTGGAACACAGAGTTTGAGGCAGAAAGTGGGGAGCGGTGGGGCCAGAGTCCACACCACACAGGGTTCTATACACTGTGCTAGATTTTAGATTTGGCCTCATGGAAATGAAGAGCTATggaaaggtgttttgtttttttaaatttatttactcatgaaatatacagagagagaggcagagaacataggcagagggagatgctggacttgatcccagaacccggggatcacgaattgagccaaagccagacactcaaccactgagccattcacgGGCCCTGACAGAAAGATTTTTAAGTGAAACAGAAcatggggcctgggtggctcagtcggttacgcgtcctaactcttgattttggctcagggcatgatttcagggttgtgagcttaGGACTTGTGTTAGTGTGGAGCCTgatcaggattctctctctccttttctctctgctcctctccctattcacattttctttttctctcaataaaataaagtaagtgaAGCAGAACATGGTCAGATTTCCTCTTGGGTTCACTCTGGAACTCACAGACAATGGACAGAAAGCCATAATACAGAGCACAGAAGCTCAAATGAGAGAGTATTAAGAGAGGTGGTGCAAGACGGTGACTTTTGCCTTAGGAGTGCACAGTccagtggggaggaggcagcaAGCATCTAAAGTAGCATTTCtcaactttgttttaaattactgCTCCCCAGGGGGTCTTTtaagacattttctaaaaactGCAGCCATCCATGAAATTTTCGTATCATAGTCATACTGCATGCCTATTTATGTACTGTATACATCAAAGAGGATAAGACTGCTTTGCCCCCTCTGCACCACCTCACCCAGTATAGCTGAGGGGCagtgagaaagggaaaaagagcagACAAGGAAGGAGGTGGGTGAGATCAGCCCGGGGAAGAACACAGAGAATCCAGCAAGGACCTGGGATTTTGTTCTCAATGTGAATTGGGAAATTACTGAAGAGTTCTAAGGAAGCAGCATATAATGTGACTAGTTTCCAGTTCCTAAATGGTCTCTCTGGCCACGGCGTGGAGTCAAGTAACAGGGGATTTTGAGAGTCACAGAAAAGGCTGGGGGCAGGAATCCTGTATGTGAACCAGTTGCAGGTGTCTTGACTAAAGCAAGGGCTATGGGAAGGGGCAAGAGGTGATCATGTTCTGGATCCCGGATGCTCAGTGCAGGTCTGTGTGGGGGGATAGGGTGGGGCTGAGGATAACTCCCAGGTCTTTATTCTGAGCAACTAGAAGGATGAAGGGGGTGAGAACAGATGaaccctcctccctcctgtctCACCTCCGTAGCTGAGGGTGAGCGTGGTGGTTGCACCTGCTCAGCACACTGCAGGAAGCGGCGCACATGCTCTGCACAGTTGCCCACAGCTGCCTCATTCTGTCGAAGACACTCTTCAAAGGCCTCAAAAGGCTCAGCACAAGCCTGGCGGATCTGACGGATGATTGGGCTGTGGAGGTAGGGCATTTCAGGCATTCAGACTTCCACTCCACCCTGCCACCCCCAAGCCCCCACACCATCCCATTCTTGCCCCCACTCACTGGGAGGACGTGCACTGAGCAATACTCATCTTAAGGTGGTGACAGTCTCGCTGCCATGACTCAGGCTTGGCCACCACACACTGGCCATATTGCTCCAGCTCTCGGCCACAGTAGCGAGCAGTGATCTCCAGGGCCGCTTGCCTGTGGGACATGGTGGGCTGAGGATGATTCCAAGCAACAGACAAGAAAGGGAGTTCTGATCTGGGTAGGAGGGTGGAATGGGGAACAACACTAGAGATCTTGGGCAGATCTGGGAGTCTGAAAGATCCTGGGATAGGGCCAGGGAGATGGAGGGGAAAGTAAGGCATGAGCCCTGGGGATTGTATAACAGGCTGGGGGCTTCTCGGAAGATGGTGAAGCTCTCTTCCCAAAAAGGTCTAAGTATTTAAAGACAAGCCTTGGAGCCCTGGAAGAAGGGTCTTGGtgtccaggcatccctcaacagGGCCTAAGAAGTAATATTTTGAGTCCTGGGAGAAAACCTGGGAGCCCTCAAGGGGTTTGGAGTCCTAAAAACAGGTTTAGAAATCCAAgtgatgggcagcccggggggcttgggggtttggcgctgccttcggcccagggcgcgatcctggagacctgggatcgaatcccacatcgggctccctgcatggagcctgcttctccctctgcctgtgtctctgcctctctctctctctctctctctctctctctctctctatgtctctcatggatggatggatgaatgaatgaatgaatgaatgaataaataaataaataaataaaatcttaaaaaaaaaaagaaagaaagaaagaaagaaaagaaatccaagtgATAAGAGCTTGGGTCCTGGGGAAGGGTCTCTTGACCTGAGGCTTAAGGATTAGGCCTGAGAACAGGAGTACTGGAAGTGAGGCTTGAAGCCCTGGCGTGGGcttgggggtcctggggtgggTCTCAGAGTTCTAGGGACCTGATGTGGAAGCCGTGGGTGAGGTTGGGGTTCTGAGACAGCTTTGGAGGATCCTACAAATAAGCTCTTGGGAACAAGATCTGGAGATCTAGACCGGGACCAGTGGTCTAGGAACCAGTCTGTGGGCGCTACCGGTGAGGTCTGGGATACTGCCCAGACCCAAAGGTTCAAAAGGTATGGTTAGGGGACCTAGGGGGATGAACCCGGAGCTGAAAGAACGAGTCTGAATACAGAGGTCCTGCGACAATTCTGGAGTCCCAAGGTTGCAAGCGGACGGGCAgtgcctggggtcctggggaccGGGACCCGGCGGATGTTAAGCGTGGACCTGAAGAGGCGGGGTCAAAGGATTCAGGGGGCGGGGCCTAGACACGCGGGGGGCCGAGACTTGTCATGGACTGCGCTGAATGCTAAGGGTCGGATCTCCGAGGAACCAAGAAGCCAATCAATCCTCCCGGAGTGCTGGCCTAGGTCCGGGTcactggggaagagagggagagcggCGGCAGATCCGGGGTAGGCGCTCCCGCTACTCACATCTCGAGGCCGATGCCCGTAGGAACTCAGTCAGGGGGGAGCGCCCCGCCTTTTCCGGTACAGGGTGTCATGGCGGCGCCCAGCTCGGCCGTCCTCGCCTCGTTTTCTTTTCCGGTCGCAGAAACAGCAAGCAGCCCATTCCCTTTAGGCCCCACCTGTCATGGCGGCGCCCTGTCTCTCCTTCCGGCCCCGCCTCTATTGGCGGCGCCTGCGCAGTCACCgcggcccctccccgcccgcccgcagTCGGCTTGTCGCTGCAGCCCTTCCTACTTCCGGCTTGCGGCGGCCGCGCGGGAATGCGCCGGGAATGCGGGACGCCTTCTGCTGCGTGCGCTCCCAGCCACCCCTCCCGCCGGAGCCGGTAGCGAGCGGCCGCCGTGGCCCCTCAACTGGCGCCGCGGCTGCGCGGGACTCAGAGCCGGGCGCCTGGAGCCGCGGGGCCGCCTTCCGTCTCGCTCAAGCGCTCTCCGTCCTCCCGGGATGCGGGTACTTGCGCGCACTCGGAGCTGCGGAAAGGGGGTCGCCGCCAGAGTAggaccccaccccccccccccccggcctgaacctcctccccctcccccatcgcCTCACCCTGGGTTACCCAGAccaggcccccctcccccttcttggcATAAGCCCTGGGGCCATGCCAGACTCGAGTGATTATGGGCATGTGTGATTCTTTAATTCCTCCTGGCGAGATGCAGTTTCCACCTCTTGGTCTGTTCTCCAGTGTGAGACCTGAGGGTACGTTTCCCACCGGCTAGGCTGGGCACGAGTACCCCCATCCATGGTCAGAGAGCAGGCATCGGCCCAACCGTCCAGTATGTGGAGACTCCAACCGAAGTGAGCCAAAAATGCACGTCATCATAGTTTTGAGGAACAAGAGGTATTTGTGAGCAAGTGACAGCTGCTGGGAGAATCGGTgtgctcatctgtaaatggggatgatgataggGACATCCTTTCCATTGAGCATAGTGCATGTGAACAGTTCAGGGCAGAGCCTGGACCCTCAGGAGTTCCGGGTAAGTGAGAGCTGTCAGGGGAGGCTGTTACTGTGAGCTGCCCTGGTTGGCCTTCGACATAGGATTGCCCCACTGGCCATCTGCACCTGCCTTAGATGACAGGATTAGGTCACCAGAGGAAGGCTTTTCATCCAAAGCCTTCCTATTCATCCTTCCTGCAAAAACTTCCCAAGTGTATTTTTGttggggaggaagggggtggggaacaCCATCAATGACAGAGAACACTTAGGGACAAATGTGGACTGAATCCTCATATTTTTCTCTCCTGAGGAAGTGAACTCTTAACCTGTCCCTTGCCACTTCCTGAATTTTATCTCAAAGTCCCTATAATGTGCTTCCTCAAGGGAAGGGGTTCAAACATCTGGGCTCACAAGTAGGTACAATGAAGACCTCAAGAGGAGACACCCCTCCTCTGGGGAGTGTGACATCTGTGCCTCCAAGCTTCTGGATGGGTTTTGGCCTATAGCTCAAGAGCGTGACTAACTTCCTCTCTAGGGATCAAATGTAAGGCCAACCTATGGTGTGAAGCCGGCCTGGGTTTGAATCAAAGATCTTGAGCAGAATCTGCTCTCTGGGTTTCAATTTCCTCTAATAGCTGCTCATGATACCCTTATGAGCAGAGACTGAAATGACACCTGCAGAGCACGTGGTGTGGAGCACTTTGTACTTTCCCTTTCTAGCCTTATCAGAATTTATTACtatgtttgtgtattttctgCCTACTTCAAGACTCACGAAGAAAGGGGTCTTACATCGGTCTCCTGGTCACCACTGGATCCTCCCCCCATAGCATGGGGTCTAGGAGAgtaataaaggaatgaatgaaaccataggCTCAGGATTGCACGAGGGTAAAATGAGATCCAGTCATTGTTTTGTGTGGTACTTACTACATGCTAtatatgtgccaggaactgttttAGCTGCTGGGGAAACAGcagcaagtaaaagaaaaaaattatactgcTAAAAATGGTATACAATGTGATATTTTGATATACAGAGGCATTGTGAGATGATTACCACAGTCAAGCTGATTAACATAGTTAGCATTTTTTAAGTGTGATGTGATGAGAACATTTGAGATCTAATCTCTTAGcaatttccaaatatataatgtattaacTAATGTTATACATTAGGTCTCAACTTCCTCATCTTAATAACTgagtttataccctttgaccaacatttcaTTTCTCCCACACCCCAGGACTGCCAACCACCATTCTGTTTCCATGAGTTCAACTTcgatcccacatataagtgaggtcatgtgatatttgtctttctgggtATTTCACTGAGCATATAGTTCTCCAGGTAGGGCATGTGAGATTTGATGAGGGGCAGGGAGTGTGATGGGTGGAAACAGGGTGCGGGGGAGAGGGTAGGAGGGTACACTTGTAGAATGTGACCCACCCGGAGGGAGTTATTATCTGGTGCTTTGACCCCTGGCCAGACAGAGCAGCCACAAATGGCAGTACAGAAACAACTTTGACCAGATGACCTGTGAGCTGGCAGCAAAGTGAGTCCTGACCCTTGACCCCCTGAAGGGGCCATGTGGCAGGAAGGGATGGTGCTTGGGTGTGTCGGTGATTTCTTGATGGTGTTACAGGAAGAGCACTGGAGACCAGGAGGGGGTCTCTTGGACTCCTGAGGGCTCCTCTCCCCTCAGGTATCTTCACTGCCACcttcatttcctgtttttttttttttttctatcttgtctTTTCTAGAAGCTCTCCCTCTTGATCTTAAGTTTATATGATGGGTGGGAGGCAAGTCCTGACAAGCTCAATACATGTAAAATCTCCAAGCTGAGGACAGCAGTGAGCAGTCATGCTCCTCCAGCCACATTACTTTTCTCACCAGCCAGTTGGCTAGTGACCTAGAGCTTCAGGACCATCCCTCCTCTGGAAATAGTGGCACAGAAAATTGTTAAGAGGAAAAACGTATGGCACAGAAAATTGTTAAGAGGAAACCACGTACTCCGACACTGAGGGGGGAGGTGGTGTCCCTCAGCTCTTGActtctttattctccatattACACTccttactaagaaaaaaaaaaaaaaaaacgcaaaaaaCCTTTCACTTTCTTACTAGTGTCTCCTGGCTCCCTTGCCTCTCAGATTTACTCCCACGGAGCACAAAGCCTTTGAATTCCTGGGAACTGCAATGGATcccatccctgcctcctgctTCTGGATTCTAGCCACTTGTCAGTGTAGGCAGGGGCCAGTGAGGCTTGGGAAAGGGTCTACTTGTTGGGTCCTGCCATGCTGTGCACACAGGACTGTATTAAGGGTGCTGGGCGAGGGAGGGCTTGGGAGGAGGGGAAAGCCACAGCTCTGTCCCAGAGAAACTGACACGCACCAGTTTAACAACCTTCCTAAGTGATGATGGGTGTGAGGCACAACAGAGGGTGTGGTGCCCCCATGGTGAGGTCAGCTCTGCTCTCTTCTGCCTCCTGGGATCTGGTCTTAGGCAAGACCTTGACCATTCACTCAGGGCAATTCCTTTCCTCCTGTACTGGGCTgctgccaggtgctggggttCCAGTGGACCTGGCTACCTCAGCACTGCCTGCCCCTTCCTTATCAACTGCAGGTTCTTGGGGTTTGAGGCACAGGAGATGCGGATTCAGAAGCTGCAGCTGATGAGTGGGTCCTGGGGCCGATCTCTTTGAGGTCCTCGGGAGCTGTGGGCCACAGGCTGAAAAGAAGGTGTGCAGAAACCGTTTCCACCTAGAGGACATTGCCCTCACTCCTTGGCTTTGTCTTCAAGAAGCAGTAATTGATGTTTGAAGTAGCACACTGCACCACTTGGGAAGGAAAAGTGTGGGAAGGGTTAATTAAGTGGTTGGTTTCCCATACAGCCAACCTGAGCCTCCTCTCCAATCTCAGTATTACATTCCATCCACATGGAGGCATTGCACATTTGGAACCCATGCTAGTCTGTGAGCTGAGCCACTGGCTTTCTGAGGTTGCTGTAACAAActgccacagactgggtagctcaAAACAACAGACCTGCATTTTCACAGTTAaggaagccagaagtccaaaattaaggtgCTGGCAGTAGATTCCTTCTGGAGGCTAGGAAAGGGAATCTGCTTCAGGCCTGTTGCCCAGCTCCTGGTGGTTACAGACAGTCCTTGGCACTCCTCAGCTGGTAGACACATTACTTCCATCTCTTTACTCACTTCACCTTCTCTGTGTGCTCTCCTTCTATAGGGACACCAAGGCCAAAACCCCAGGGGGCGCTTTCACCTACATCCCTTTGCCACAAGCTGCACTGTTTCGTTACCAGTAATGCTTGCAGTTCAAAAGGCTCACCAGGACTAACTGGTCAGAGGGGGAGGGCAGCGCGGGCAGCTTGTGGGACAGTAGTCTTAAGCACTTCTGCCCGCACCAGCTCTTCCATCATCTGTGGTAGGCTCGTCCCCACATCCTGTACTGCCTCCCCACACCACAGGGCCTGGCTGGGGCACCTGCTGGGTCCCACAGATACTCATTCCACTGGCGCTGTCCTTGTAACATCTGCCCAGTGGGGTCTCTTACCATCAAGAGttttaaatagggcagcccgggtggttcagcggtttagtggttTAGCGGTTccgcctggggcgtgatcctggagacctgggatcgagtcccacatccggctctctgcatggagcttctccctctgcgtctctgcctctctctctctgtctctcatgaataataaataaaatattttttaaaaaatatttaaataaatcttttaaaaaagattcaagcTCTACACATACTCGAAACATCTATTTGTATAATACATCTTGCAGTTCCTGTTACAACCACTTGGGTGTATAAAATGTCCATTAAATAAAACAGGTTACTTTCAAGGACCACAGTGGGGCAATTCATTTTTgttctatcaatttttaaaagattttatttatttgacagagtgagaacAAGCGTGCACAACCatagggagcaggagagggagaagcaggatcctcactgagcagggagcatgacacaGTGCTCTGTCGCAGgaacctaggatcatgacctgaactgaaggcagaagctcaactgacttgagccacccaggtgccctgttaacaatttttttaaagattttatttatttattcatgacagacacaggcagagaaagaagcaggctccatgcagggatggagcatggatgtgggactcgaaacctggtctccaggatcacaccttgagctgaaggcagatgttcaacccctgagccacccaggtgtccctcatttaaaatattgttatgcAATTTTCCATTCATAAATATAAGTAACATTGTATTACATACAGCTCCATCCTTTCCTTGAAGACATTTGTTTTGGACAGATACCCCAcattgagggattttttttttttttaaagatttattcattcatgagagacacacacagagaggcagagggagatgcaggttccatgcaggaagcctgatgtgggactcgatcccgggactccaggatcatgctctgggccaaaggcaggcgctcaaccactgagccacccaggccaggcGTCCCAAGACATCTGTTTTGTAACAACATTCCATTTGTATAAATATGTATCATGTCTATACCTGTCTGTATCCCTTCACTGCATACACTGATTTGTGTTATACCAACATAACAAAGAGATACATAAGGTATCACCCAAtcttatggcaaaaaaaaaaaaaaaaaatcttgatctGAACTTCACATCTTATACGAAAACTAACtcaaggggttcctgggtggttcagtcagttgggcatccaactcttgcttttggttcaggtcatgatctcagggtcctgagattgagccctgccctGCGGCGGGCTCACTcaccagggaatctgcttgtgaTTCTGCCTGCCTCCCGTTCCACACCACCACTCATGCACTCtaataaatgcataaatcttaaaaaaaaaaaaaaaactcaaaagggATAAATAGATCATAGATTGAAATGTACagcataaaactataaaacttttaggaggTAATAGAAAACTTTTGGgcttgaagagtttttttttccttaagattttatttgagagagagacaaagaaccCAAGTGGGTAGGGAGGGGAGGAGATACCTCACCAAGCAGGGAAGCCCCATgtggtttgatcccaggatcccgggatcatgacctgagccaaaggcagatgcttaacctactgaacgaCCCAGGAACCCCTGGGCTTGAAGAATTCTTAagacatgacaccaaaaacatgatCTACCAAGAACCAAAACCAAATGATAAAGCATAAACTGTATTATGGAGTGCCGAGTGGCACTAAGGAGTAAATTACTGACACATGCAAGACCCTGAGTGGATCTCAGGGGAATTGCACTGAGTAGAAAAGGACAATTTCAAAAgatcacatactgtatgattccatttatatagtattcttgaaacaacaaaaattataaagttggagaacagattagtggttccCAGGGGTTAAAGATGGTGGATAGGGTTGGGGACAGCTATAAAGGGAAAACATGGCAGAGCCCTGTGGTGTGGAGTAGCTGTGCATCTTGATTATGTTGGTTACATCAATCTGCACATGTGATACAATTGAGcagaactacacacacacatacaaatgagTGCATGTAAAAATGGTGAAATAGGACTAAACTCTGAATTGTCCCAATATCAAGTTTGCAAatctgttaattttaaaaagcaaatgggggatccctgggtggcgcagtggtttggcgcttgcctttggcccagggcgcgatcctggagaccagggatcgaatcccacatcaggctcccggtgcatggagcctgcttctctctctgcctaggtctctgcctctctctctctctctctctctctctctgtgactatcataaataaataaaaatttttaaaaaatttaaaaaatttaaaaagcaaatgatttcacacatatggggaatataagaaataaaacagatgaacatggggcaggtgggaggaagagaggcaaaccataaaacagacttttaactatagaaacAAACTAaaggttgctggagaggaggcaggcaggcaggatcATTAAATGGATGATGgctattaaggagggcacttgtgatgagcactgggtgttatatgtaagtgatgaatctctaaattctactcgtgaaactaatattatactatatgttaactggaatttaagttaaaacttgaaacaaagttaaattttattaccatttttagTGATCCTAAAAAAATTGGGAGACTTGGAACAACATACTTCCACTATGGGATTGTGATATAGGCAGAGACTGGAATGGGGTAAGTTCACCTGGGATTCTACTAACAGCAGGTGGAAGTATCAACCAAGAGACTcgaagtatttttcctttttttcacccCCCATGTTTCATGAAGCAAAGCCAGGGTATACTTTTTCCGTCTACCcctatttgccttttatttagtAATAGACACCTAAACCCAGACTCAAGAATTATCTTTGTAAAGTTTAATATCAAAAGGCATGTATTCACGAGTGAAGACAATAAGTTTATCTACTGCCAACACTGTTTATAATAACCAAAGAATGGAACTGCCCAAATATGCATCAGAAGGGAACAGTACaaccatacaatgaaatattgtaCATGAATAAAATAGCCACTGGATTTTAGAGAttagtatgaaaaaaaagaatataaaacatctCCATAAATTGTTAGTATTTATTACATGTGAAAATGGCATTTTGGCcatattacattaaatatagtATATGAATATTACCTCTAAGATACGGAACAAGAGATGAACAAatagggatacctggatggctcacttggttgagcgtttgccattggttctggtcatgatcccagggtcttgggatagagcctccctgctcaactctttttttttttttttcttaagaattttatcttattttagttaaaaaaaataattgtaccaCCAAATGAAGAAGTAGCTTTCTTTAGGGGAAggtgagaagggaggaggaaaaaaaaagcaataagccaaagaaaaagaattttttatattcatcTGTATGAACATATCTGCCAAGGCAAACAATCCTGGGCCAATGCTGCCGCACTGGGGTCAGTACCTCCTAATTTCTGCAGGTTCTAAggccaaaaaataaaacctctgcaAATCCGAGTTTTGTGGACTCTGGGGgcattttactaaaataaagaGTTACCAAGTTTAAAAAGCAGTGACATTGTCATGACACACATCAGAAGTTGCATAACTGCAGCCTCAACGGCCAttcactgggagcctgcttctcccccaacccctcctgCTGGTgctttctcttgctatctctctctcaaaatctttttaaaaagagagagatgaataaagaagatctacacacacacacacatacacacacaatggactattattcagccttaagagTGAAATTCTaccatatgcaacaacatgggaaggacactgtgctaagtgaaataagccagtcacagaagcacaaatactgcatgatctcatttatatgggATATCTAAAATAGTCCAACTCCTAGACTAGTATGATGACTAGCAGGAGCTGGTGGAGAGGTATGGGAGTTGCTGCTGGTAAAGTTCTAAGTTACAAGGTGAGTAAATGCTGCCTGTAGCTAACCATGCTCTATCGTACATCCAAACATTTGTTATGAAGGTAGATTGTCATCTTCAGTGTTCttaccaaacacacacacaaagggcaCAAGGAATCTTTTGGAGGTGATGTttattaccttgattgtggtgatcatttttgACAAGTGTATGCGTATGCTCAAACCCATCaaattgtatgttaactatatgcAGTTTTATGTAATAATTATACTTCGATAGAGCTACCTTCTGTTTTTACTTTAATGTGgatataagcaaatataaaattacataaacaGCCTGCATTGTATTTGTATTGGATTGCTCTGTTCTAGACAGGGAAATGTTCGACACTCACTGCCCACTGAAAGCGGGGTTCAAAGACCCTGGGTTTGGAAAGACTTCCCTATATATCCTTCTACTTACCAGTAGAATGATCATTTAAGATACTCATGGAATTTTTGAACAAGTGTACTGAAAATCAACTTTA
This region of Vulpes vulpes isolate BD-2025 chromosome 8, VulVul3, whole genome shotgun sequence genomic DNA includes:
- the CHCHD5 gene encoding coiled-coil-helix-coiled-coil-helix domain-containing protein 5; translated protein: MQAALEITARYCGRELEQYGQCVVAKPESWQRDCHHLKMSIAQCTSSHPIIRQIRQACAEPFEAFEECLRQNEAAVGNCAEHVRRFLQCAEQVQPPRSPSATETKPLPTS